From Ignavibacterium sp.:
GAGCGAGATAAATGAGCCAGTCTTCATTCAATTCTTCCAGAGGGCTTAAATCGTAAATAGCCGGATTCTGAATAATCAGTTTATTGCTATCATACTTTTTAATATTCGCAAGCCAACCGTTCATTGCCGTTCCGGGATTTCCATCATAATAATCGAAGTACCTGTCAAACAATCCTGCAAGTTTTAATTCTCCAATCTGTTCTTCATCTTTATTACCTAATTGAAACATCAGTCCGCTTGAATTATGTCTGCGTAAAATCAATTCTTTAAGATTTTCAGAATTAAAAGGTTCACAAAGAATTGAGGAAATAAAGAGATCATCGATCCTTTTTATTTTATTTATTAATTGAAAAGAATGAATGTTACAATTAATTATAAATAATATTTTATCAGAATATTTTCTTACCAGATCTGAAATTAAATCCACAACTTCAAAACCGGATTCATTTCTTTCCCACCAGATTTCCAAATCGTTAATTATCATAGCGCAATCCGATGGCAAAGTATTGAAAACACTATCAATAGAACCGGACAAGTTTATATGTCTGCGAAGAAATTTTTCAAAGTCTGAAACATTTGAAGTGCTGTTTGCCGGTGAACGAAGTGAAAATATTCTGTCAGCTCTGAAATATTTATTTGCAATCATACCCGAAAGCGTTGTTTTACCGGAATTTCTTTCACCAAGAATCAGCAACGCACCATGATAGCCGGACTTATAATAATTCAGTGCAGCTGAGGCAGTTTGCATTTCACTTCTCATTTCGACCCAGAAATCTTTGCTGATTCTGGATGAACAGCTGAATAATTTTTTATAATAATTTGGTAATGTAGAATAAACATCCGGTTTTGGACTTACGGATTTAACGAATTGCAGAACTTCACCGATTGTGGAACCTGGTGTTTTTGAATAGCTTTTTTGTTTTCTTGCAAAGATAATTCCCTTGCTCTTTCCGTAAATTAAATCAACAAGAACCCGCTTAGCCGCTTCCTGAGCCTGTTCAAAAGAATCTGAAACAGATTGAAGTAGTTTTCTGCTTTCCTGTTTTCTAACTAAAAGCCCCATTTCTTCCGAAGTTCTTTTAAGTGAAAACGGATTTAACATTTCACTGATAAGTTTGTAATGCTTTTCGATTGAGGCAATAAAGTTTTCCAGTATTCCTACTGCTTCGTTAGAAAATTTATCCAGCTTTTGTTTCAGTGAAGTTAAATAATCCTCAATAAGTTTTTGCCTGTCGGGAGTTTCATCTTCCAGAGAACTAATATTAAAGTTAGCCAGGTTTATCGCATCTCTAAGATTTTCATTCAATTCAGATAATAACTCGCCAATTTTTTCAACATCTTTGATAATCGGTTCAGCAAATGCTGTTTCAATCAGGATTTCAGCCAACCTTCTGAAGTTTATTGATTTTACATCCGCAGGATTGAATTCTCCTCTGCTTATTTCAGTAATAAAATCGTCGGAAGGAACATCCGTTTTTTCAGGAAAAGTTTCAAAGAACTCTTCTGTTATTGATAAATTTTCTTCCACTTCTTTTAACAAGTCGGATGATGGGTCACTGAATTCAGGCAGAGAGATGGCAGGAATTTTACCACCGTTGACTTCATCAATTTCATTTTTGATTTCTTCAATCGGTTTTAAAATCTTATTAAGTAAGTATTCGGAGAAAGATTGAACCACATCTTCTTTAACCGATTTAATTCTGCCTTTGAGTCGTAAATCAACTGTTTCAAGTTTAAGATCCGAAATAAATAAATTATAATTTTCTCTGAAGACAAAAGAAAATTTATCAGCGTAATCAATTTTTACTTTCTCGGATTTCCTGGTTCTAAGTTTTTTCTTAATTAGATAATTTACAGTCGGAGTTGCAGCCATTTCATTTATTTCCATCAGATCATTTCTCCAGCTTATAACATATCTCTTTCTCAATCCGGCTGCATTTTCTGAAAGGAAAGATTGAATTTTTGTCAGCTTATCCTGAATTTTTTCCCGTTCACTTTTAATAAGTTCAGAAGAGTAATTACCATTTTCACATTCAATACAAATTTTTTCAAGTGAGTCGTGTAGTGATAAAATGAATATTTTTAAATCCGAAAAGAAAGTATGAACACTTACACCTGCCTCATTTAATACATCAGCCAAGCGTACTTTTTGTTTATGAAGAATATAGTATTGAAGCAGCTTTCTGAAATTTAATTTTACAGACAAAACTTTTTTACTCAGTGAGGCTGAAATTCGTTTTCTGAGCTTGAAAAATCTTAACCTTACATTGTCATTTTTATCTGATTTGAATGCATCTTTTTCAAAATGAAGATTGAAATAATCAGGATAGTGTTCAATCAAATCCTTTGTCTGATTCTCAAATGATTCCAATGCGGAATCAAAAGTTGTCTGATATTTTTTTTCATATTCCGTACTATACTCTTCTGTAATTCTGTAAATATGAAATAAAAGATCATTTAGTGTCTTATGAGCCAGTTTCCTCAATCTTGGCATACCAGATTCACCCAAAGCTTTTTCCAAAATATTAAATTGTCTTCCAGCTAAATTTCCCAGTTTGCTTAAAAGCTCACTGTGTTTGGCAGAATAAAATAATATTGTTTCATCACTGAATGTTTTTATAATTGAGATCATATCTTCGTCAAGTTTGCGAAGATTTCCAGCAAGTGCACTCCCTATAACTTCAGGGAGTGGAGTGATTTCGGTTTCTATTTTTTCATGAGCAGTTTCACCTGTTTTTCTTAATATTCCTATATCAATCTTTTCAAAAAATGAAGATGAATGAATGAGCATTACCGTTCCGATTTTATCCATAAACTCATTCATTTTTTTAATATAGGAATCAGGGTTTTTCAGCGATTCGTCGGAAATGCCAAGAATTATCAAATCAGTAGAAGCGGATTCTGATATAATTATATCAAGAGGTGTTTTGCTTTTACTCTGTTCTCTTAAAATTTTTATTTCTGCTTCAATTCTGTATTGCTCTAAAACCTGATTTGCATTTTTAAAAACCCGTTCAACATTTACATCTTCATCAACAATAAAAAGAATTCTTAATGTTGCCTCTTTCCAAAGTGAACTGGAGCGAATAAATCTTAGAATGGTTAAAGCAAATGAAAAGTTATTACCGTAACCGCGCCACCAAAGGTCAATAGTCTTTCTGCTTCCAAAACCTCGTTCATTATCATAATCAAGAAAGACAATATTATAATCCATTTTATTAAGGTCGTCAATCAACCTTGCAAATTGGTCGGGATATTTTGTATTTCTTGCCCATCCCATCAGAACTGTGTTCGGTTCAATACCTGTAAAACCATAAATTCTTGTGATAGTTTCAATACCCTGATAAATATTTTTGCATTTAAGTTTTTTGGAAAAAATTCCTTCGGCAATTGCATCAATTTGTTGTTCGGCTTCTTTAATTGCCGAATCGAATAACGTCTCAGAATCAGGGTCTTCAATAAAATCAAAATTTGAAATAACGCCCAATTTTCCGGCAATTGCTTTACTCATTTCAACAAGGTGTGGTCTGTTTTGAAGACCACCGCTGAAAAGAATAATATTTGGTCTCCAGTTTCTTACAGATTTAACTCTTCCCTTAAGTTTTGTCAATCCGGTTCTCACTAATGAAGCCCATACACCTTCCCAAGTATCACCACTTTCCAAAGTAAGTTCTTTTCGTTTCAGATAAATAAATAAAGCACCGAGAATAATTGTTGCACCAATCATGGCAACAAAATCAAGTTGAATCATTACAATAAAACAGGCAACAGAGCCAATAAGACTAACGATTCCGGGTACTTTAAACGATGGGTAAAAGTCTGAACTTGCCCAACCTTCAATGGCACAACTAAGATTCAGGAAACCATATGTAGTAATAAAGAACATAGAAACTATTCTTGCGATAACATCCAGTTCACCTATAAGTATTCCGGCTTCAGCAATAATAAAAGTTAACATTAAAGCGTTTCTTGGTTCATTGGATTCGCCAAATCCAACTCCAAAAAATTCGGGAGTAATTTTATCCGTGGATGTTGCCTGTAAAATTCTTGGGGCACCTAAGATACTTCCTAATGCCGAAGAAAGAGTAGCACCCCAAATTCCTGCAATTACAAGTTCCGGAATCAGTGCAATTTTGAATAATGCTTTGGGATCGTTTTCCAGAAGCTCAGGACTGACCTGTGTGGAAAAAAAGAATGCAAGAAGTATATAAACAACCAACCCAATTACAATTGCGGAAATAGTTCCTAATGGAATTGATTTCTTGGGATCCTTTAAATCGCCCGACATAGAAACGCCGGCTTCGAATCCTGTTACAGCAGGAAAAAAGATTCCAAACAATACTATAAACGGTGCAGCAGTCTCTGATGGTAATAGTGTCGGTTCGCTCGGAGCGTATTGATGATTTCCCAATATTATTGAAAGAAGGGACAATCCTATTGCA
This genomic window contains:
- a CDS encoding amino acid permease, which produces MAKSKKIGTFGGVFTPSILTILGVIMYLRLPWIAGQAGLYMTIGIILLAHLISVTTGLSVSSIATDKKVQAGGTYYMISRSLGLPIGGTLGLALFVGLSFSVSLYLIGFAESFLSYWNLPMDKNTIRMTGTIVLIAVTIITFISTSLAIKTQYFIMAAIGLSLLSIILGNHQYAPSEPTLLPSETAAPFIVLFGIFFPAVTGFEAGVSMSGDLKDPKKSIPLGTISAIVIGLVVYILLAFFFSTQVSPELLENDPKALFKIALIPELVIAGIWGATLSSALGSILGAPRILQATSTDKITPEFFGVGFGESNEPRNALMLTFIIAEAGILIGELDVIARIVSMFFITTYGFLNLSCAIEGWASSDFYPSFKVPGIVSLIGSVACFIVMIQLDFVAMIGATIILGALFIYLKRKELTLESGDTWEGVWASLVRTGLTKLKGRVKSVRNWRPNIILFSGGLQNRPHLVEMSKAIAGKLGVISNFDFIEDPDSETLFDSAIKEAEQQIDAIAEGIFSKKLKCKNIYQGIETITRIYGFTGIEPNTVLMGWARNTKYPDQFARLIDDLNKMDYNIVFLDYDNERGFGSRKTIDLWWRGYGNNFSFALTILRFIRSSSLWKEATLRILFIVDEDVNVERVFKNANQVLEQYRIEAEIKILREQSKSKTPLDIIISESASTDLIILGISDESLKNPDSYIKKMNEFMDKIGTVMLIHSSSFFEKIDIGILRKTGETAHEKIETEITPLPEVIGSALAGNLRKLDEDMISIIKTFSDETILFYSAKHSELLSKLGNLAGRQFNILEKALGESGMPRLRKLAHKTLNDLLFHIYRITEEYSTEYEKKYQTTFDSALESFENQTKDLIEHYPDYFNLHFEKDAFKSDKNDNVRLRFFKLRKRISASLSKKVLSVKLNFRKLLQYYILHKQKVRLADVLNEAGVSVHTFFSDLKIFILSLHDSLEKICIECENGNYSSELIKSEREKIQDKLTKIQSFLSENAAGLRKRYVISWRNDLMEINEMAATPTVNYLIKKKLRTRKSEKVKIDYADKFSFVFRENYNLFISDLKLETVDLRLKGRIKSVKEDVVQSFSEYLLNKILKPIEEIKNEIDEVNGGKIPAISLPEFSDPSSDLLKEVEENLSITEEFFETFPEKTDVPSDDFITEISRGEFNPADVKSINFRRLAEILIETAFAEPIIKDVEKIGELLSELNENLRDAINLANFNISSLEDETPDRQKLIEDYLTSLKQKLDKFSNEAVGILENFIASIEKHYKLISEMLNPFSLKRTSEEMGLLVRKQESRKLLQSVSDSFEQAQEAAKRVLVDLIYGKSKGIIFARKQKSYSKTPGSTIGEVLQFVKSVSPKPDVYSTLPNYYKKLFSCSSRISKDFWVEMRSEMQTASAALNYYKSGYHGALLILGERNSGKTTLSGMIANKYFRADRIFSLRSPANSTSNVSDFEKFLRRHINLSGSIDSVFNTLPSDCAMIINDLEIWWERNESGFEVVDLISDLVRKYSDKILFIINCNIHSFQLINKIKRIDDLFISSILCEPFNSENLKELILRRHNSSGLMFQLGNKDEEQIGELKLAGLFDRYFDYYDGNPGTAMNGWLANIKKYDSNKLIIQNPAIYDLSPLEELNEDWLIYLAQISLHRRISLESLLKVMKANEKSGADIVRTLLRSGLIIEKSSNVYGINLYIEPFLIKVLKKRMLII